One Bacteroidota bacterium genomic window carries:
- a CDS encoding superoxide dismutase — protein MAFELPKLDYAYNALEPHIDARTMEIHHTKHHAAYTTNLNNALNGTEWASKNIEAILENISKQPMAVRNNGGGFYNHNLFWKIMGPNGGGAPTGKILDAINKYFGSFEKFKEQFSAAAATRFGSGWAWLVQTKDGLVVSSTPNQDNPLMDIAEVKGNPILGLDVWEHAYYLHYQNRRPDYISAFWNVINWNEVAARLK, from the coding sequence ATGGCCTTTGAATTACCAAAACTCGATTATGCGTACAATGCACTCGAACCGCACATTGATGCCCGTACCATGGAGATACACCATACCAAGCATCATGCAGCCTACACCACTAATCTGAACAACGCCCTCAACGGTACCGAATGGGCTTCAAAAAACATAGAAGCGATTTTAGAAAACATTTCGAAACAACCCATGGCCGTGCGCAATAACGGGGGTGGATTTTATAACCACAACTTGTTCTGGAAAATTATGGGACCCAATGGCGGAGGAGCTCCTACTGGAAAAATACTTGATGCCATTAACAAATATTTCGGGTCGTTCGAAAAATTTAAAGAACAATTTTCTGCAGCTGCTGCTACCCGTTTTGGGTCGGGTTGGGCCTGGCTGGTGCAAACCAAAGATGGCCTTGTAGTTTCTTCTACTCCCAACCAGGATAATCCTCTAATGGATATTGCAGAAGTAAAAGGCAATCCGATTTTAGGCCTCGATGTGTGGGAACATGCTTATTACCTGCACTACCAAAACCGGAGGCCAGACTATATTTCTGCCTTCTGGAATGTGATTAACTGGAATGAAGTGGCAGCCAGGTTGAAATAG
- a CDS encoding DUF1987 domain-containing protein, whose translation MKALFIEGKEDTPQINFDPEKGVFELTGRSLPEDTLSFYGPVYEWLEEYIQQANDETNLKLKIDYFNSASHKAVNEILQIFSKLPEKGKNVTVFWHYLDEDEDMHESGIDFQDLTGLSFVFKSYSL comes from the coding sequence ATGAAAGCTCTATTTATTGAAGGGAAAGAAGATACTCCACAGATTAATTTCGATCCGGAGAAAGGAGTGTTTGAACTTACAGGCCGCTCCCTGCCTGAAGATACCCTTAGCTTTTATGGTCCTGTTTACGAATGGCTCGAAGAATATATTCAACAAGCCAATGACGAAACCAACCTGAAGCTTAAAATCGATTATTTTAATTCGGCCTCGCACAAAGCAGTAAACGAAATACTCCAGATTTTTTCGAAATTACCTGAGAAAGGAAAAAATGTTACGGTCTTTTGGCATTACCTCGATGAGGATGAAGACATGCACGAATCAGGCATCGATTTTCAGGATCTTACAGGTTTGAGTTTTGTATTTAAAAGCTATTCCCTTTAA
- a CDS encoding response regulator, producing MKRYFNPMGLYSYILAVLLFFFPVTIYCQSDITQLEQKVTEYASAGNKVEQASALNKLALLLWQSGELDAAVSRFDESLQINTELKNANAQRIIHGYLGLIYLEKEDYSLAVKNFSKSIELGEAKGRKQDLVTDYYNLALAYQGMGNFVKSNEQAHISLELSLESNNLKSTKSNYLLLAENSEKQGNNKLSAEYYEQYNALTRHLQKEQMQTLEAEKNQIASQIERKEHELRSALDTLDEVMATNRAIQLQQDLREAQIREEQAIIRAREQLRKSQIFYLTIALGLFMSVLILLVIQSRLRKRNNTRLKEQNAEIEKQKLEIEKQRDLANKQRKNLTDSIQYARRIQSAVIPRQESLHNNFNDSFIFYQPRDIVSGDFYWFARKDNIFVIAAADCTGHGVPGAFMSMLGVAYLNEIVNKIAINIHINALNADDILNQLREKIIDSLHQSENLRDPKDGMDIALCIIDFEKKRMQFSGAYNPLILIRKGELMHHAGDKMPVSYHTRRDIPFSRKVIDLKENDCIYLFTDGFIDQFGGKDGQKFLMKNFTALLQSMHHKPMQEQKEILKNTFDSWKGEYTQIDDVLVIGFRFVTALADRTSDWQSKTVLIAEDTDINFFLMAEVLKKTKVKLLRVKNGAEAVELVKSNHVDLVLMDINMPTMDGYEATKLIKEFRSEIPIIIQTAIHEDGYERAMKAGANDFIAKPIDLKLFMEKIANFLN from the coding sequence ATGAAACGATACTTCAACCCTATGGGCCTTTATTCTTATATTCTTGCAGTATTACTTTTCTTTTTTCCGGTTACCATCTATTGCCAGTCAGATATAACTCAGCTTGAGCAAAAAGTAACAGAATATGCCTCTGCCGGAAATAAGGTGGAACAAGCTTCGGCCTTAAACAAACTTGCTCTTTTGTTATGGCAAAGTGGCGAGCTCGATGCTGCCGTTTCACGCTTCGACGAATCTCTTCAAATTAACACAGAACTAAAGAACGCCAATGCCCAGCGTATTATTCACGGATACCTTGGATTAATTTACCTCGAAAAGGAAGACTATTCTCTCGCTGTGAAAAACTTTTCGAAATCGATAGAACTGGGCGAAGCCAAAGGACGGAAACAAGATTTGGTTACTGATTATTACAATCTGGCACTCGCTTATCAGGGCATGGGGAACTTTGTAAAATCGAATGAGCAAGCACATATTTCACTAGAGCTTTCGCTTGAGAGCAATAACCTTAAATCGACCAAGAGCAATTACCTTTTATTGGCAGAGAACAGCGAAAAACAAGGAAATAACAAATTGTCTGCTGAATATTACGAACAATACAATGCCCTCACACGCCACCTTCAAAAGGAGCAAATGCAGACCCTAGAGGCTGAAAAAAACCAGATTGCCTCGCAGATAGAAAGAAAAGAACACGAGTTGCGCTCCGCACTCGACACCCTCGACGAAGTAATGGCTACCAACAGGGCCATTCAGCTTCAGCAGGACCTGCGAGAAGCCCAGATACGCGAAGAGCAAGCCATAATCCGTGCCCGCGAACAATTGCGCAAATCGCAAATATTTTACCTTACCATTGCCCTGGGACTATTTATGTCGGTGCTTATTCTTCTGGTAATACAAAGCCGCCTTCGAAAGCGAAACAATACACGCCTAAAGGAACAAAATGCTGAAATCGAAAAACAAAAACTCGAAATCGAAAAACAACGCGACCTGGCGAATAAGCAGCGCAAAAACCTCACCGATAGTATTCAATATGCCCGACGCATTCAATCTGCTGTGATACCCAGGCAGGAATCGTTGCACAACAATTTTAACGATTCGTTTATATTTTACCAGCCACGCGATATTGTGAGCGGCGATTTTTATTGGTTTGCACGAAAAGATAACATTTTTGTGATTGCAGCAGCCGACTGCACTGGACATGGCGTACCCGGAGCCTTTATGAGCATGCTCGGTGTAGCCTACCTGAACGAAATTGTAAATAAAATCGCCATCAACATTCATATCAATGCCTTAAATGCCGATGACATACTAAACCAATTACGGGAGAAAATAATCGATTCCCTACATCAGTCAGAAAACCTCCGCGACCCGAAAGACGGCATGGATATAGCCCTTTGCATCATCGATTTTGAAAAGAAAAGAATGCAGTTTTCAGGAGCCTATAATCCGCTCATTTTAATCAGAAAAGGCGAATTGATGCACCATGCAGGCGATAAAATGCCTGTAAGCTACCATACTCGCAGGGACATTCCTTTTAGCCGAAAGGTCATCGATCTGAAAGAAAACGACTGTATCTACCTTTTTACCGATGGATTTATTGACCAGTTTGGTGGGAAAGATGGTCAAAAGTTTCTGATGAAAAATTTTACTGCCCTGCTTCAATCGATGCATCATAAACCCATGCAGGAGCAGAAAGAAATATTGAAAAACACCTTCGACTCATGGAAAGGTGAGTATACCCAGATAGACGATGTGCTGGTGATAGGTTTCCGCTTTGTTACTGCCTTGGCCGATCGCACCAGCGACTGGCAGAGCAAAACAGTGCTCATCGCAGAAGATACCGATATCAACTTCTTCCTTATGGCTGAGGTTTTGAAAAAAACAAAAGTCAAACTTCTGAGGGTGAAAAATGGCGCCGAAGCGGTTGAACTTGTAAAATCAAACCACGTCGATCTGGTGCTGATGGATATCAACATGCCAACTATGGATGGTTATGAGGCTACAAAACTGATAAAGGAGTTTAGGTCCGAAATACCAATAATTATACAGACAGCTATACACGAAGATGGCTACGAACGAGCCATGAAGGCTGGCGCCAACGATTTTATAGCCAAGCCTATTGACCTTAAATTATTTATGGAAAAAATTGCTAACTTTTTAAACTGA
- a CDS encoding TonB-dependent receptor, producing the protein MNKRSAIAFLSFLFFILPVYSQTNANGIIEGRIINQETNEPIPFASLAIWGTSIGTISDLDGRFIFTGIAPGYVQVAATSIGFSEYLSESFLVTNANKAFIEVPLTEVDIKIEEVVVKASPYRKKEESPLSLQRIGIEQIEKNPGGNRDVSKVIQSLPGVGSGVSFRNDVIVRGGGPNENTFILDGVEIPTINHFATQGASGGPVGIINVDFVREINFYSGAFPANLGNSLSSVIEMRQIDANPDKFKFKGSVGSSDLAFTLNGPVSPNTGIIFSARRSYLQFLFAALELPFLPTYNDFQFKSKTRINEKNEITFIGLGAIDQFVLNESANKTPEQKFLLGTLPVNEQWNYTVGAVYKHFQKNGFYNLVLSRNYLNNVSYKYFDNNESNPKQFDYKSAEIENKIRLERNVNFKNNLKINYGLGGSYAKYFNNTEANIYLNEGLTPVIYETYIDMFHYSIFGLVSRSFLKNRLSLAAGVRADGSSYSPDMSNPLDQLSPRVSASYSLTQKWALNFSTGRYYQRPPYTAMGYKDTNNVLVNEQNGLKYMQSNQINSGIEFRPNVESLISLEGFYKAYSDYPFSLRDSIPLSTKGGDFGTFGDEELTPVSEGRAFGFEVLARSQSILNFNFILAYTFVHSEFKDLRSDFENNYIASSWDNVHLLNLTGTRTFKGNWYFGFKWRLVGGAPYTDYDYDKSSIKEAWDAKGGPYLDYSRFNQLRFSTFHQLDIRVDKEYFYNKWSLNIYLDIQNVYNFKSEQQDLLLRRSFVEPGYDDTYTDAGGIERYELVNLPSEGGGTILPTVGIIIEF; encoded by the coding sequence ATGAACAAACGCTCAGCCATAGCTTTCCTCTCATTTTTGTTTTTTATCCTACCTGTTTACAGTCAAACAAATGCAAATGGAATTATAGAAGGTAGAATCATCAATCAAGAAACCAACGAACCTATACCTTTTGCTTCACTTGCAATATGGGGCACCAGTATTGGAACCATCAGCGACCTCGATGGCCGATTTATTTTTACCGGCATAGCACCGGGCTATGTGCAGGTGGCAGCCACTTCAATTGGCTTTAGCGAATACCTTTCTGAGTCTTTCCTGGTAACCAATGCTAACAAAGCCTTTATCGAGGTGCCTCTTACCGAGGTAGACATTAAAATCGAGGAGGTAGTGGTAAAAGCATCTCCTTACAGAAAAAAAGAAGAGAGCCCACTTTCGTTGCAACGCATAGGAATTGAGCAAATAGAAAAAAACCCAGGGGGCAACCGCGATGTTTCAAAAGTAATTCAATCGCTTCCGGGTGTAGGATCGGGTGTTTCGTTCCGCAACGATGTTATTGTGCGTGGAGGTGGGCCTAACGAAAACACTTTTATACTCGACGGAGTGGAAATACCTACCATTAACCACTTTGCCACACAAGGGGCTTCGGGTGGTCCGGTTGGCATTATCAATGTGGACTTTGTGCGTGAGATAAACTTTTATTCGGGTGCCTTTCCGGCTAACTTAGGTAATTCGCTCAGCTCGGTGATTGAAATGCGACAAATAGATGCCAATCCGGACAAATTTAAATTCAAAGGTTCTGTGGGTTCGTCTGATCTTGCTTTCACCCTCAATGGACCAGTTTCTCCCAACACCGGCATCATATTTTCAGCACGCCGTTCTTATCTTCAATTTTTGTTTGCCGCTTTGGAATTACCGTTTTTACCTACTTATAACGACTTTCAGTTTAAAAGTAAAACCCGTATAAACGAGAAAAACGAGATTACCTTTATCGGTCTTGGAGCCATAGATCAATTTGTATTAAACGAATCAGCCAATAAAACACCAGAACAAAAATTCCTTCTGGGCACCTTACCGGTAAACGAACAGTGGAACTACACTGTAGGCGCAGTTTACAAGCACTTTCAAAAAAATGGGTTCTATAACCTGGTATTAAGCCGAAACTACCTCAACAATGTATCTTACAAATATTTCGACAACAACGAATCGAATCCGAAACAGTTTGACTATAAATCAGCAGAAATTGAAAACAAAATTCGTTTGGAAAGAAACGTTAACTTTAAAAATAATCTTAAAATAAACTATGGCCTTGGCGGTAGCTATGCCAAATACTTCAATAATACGGAGGCAAATATTTATCTCAACGAAGGATTAACTCCCGTGATTTACGAGACCTACATCGACATGTTCCATTATTCAATTTTCGGTCTTGTTAGCCGTTCGTTCCTTAAAAACAGGTTGTCGTTGGCGGCCGGAGTGCGAGCCGACGGTAGCTCCTATTCGCCAGATATGAGTAATCCTTTGGATCAACTTTCACCACGCGTTTCTGCTTCCTACTCTCTTACTCAAAAGTGGGCACTTAATTTCAGCACAGGCAGATACTATCAGAGACCTCCTTACACTGCCATGGGCTATAAAGACACAAACAATGTACTTGTGAACGAACAAAACGGGCTTAAATACATGCAGAGCAACCAAATAAACTCAGGCATCGAATTCAGGCCCAACGTCGAATCACTAATATCCTTGGAAGGTTTTTACAAAGCCTATTCCGACTATCCATTCTCTTTGCGCGATTCCATTCCACTCTCTACCAAAGGAGGCGATTTTGGCACCTTTGGCGACGAAGAACTGACACCTGTTTCGGAGGGTCGTGCTTTTGGTTTCGAAGTACTGGCCCGCTCTCAAAGCATCCTTAATTTTAATTTTATTCTGGCTTACACCTTTGTTCATAGTGAATTCAAAGACTTACGCAGCGATTTTGAAAACAACTACATCGCCTCATCATGGGATAACGTTCACCTTCTTAACCTTACAGGAACGCGCACCTTTAAAGGTAACTGGTATTTCGGCTTTAAATGGAGGTTGGTTGGTGGCGCACCTTATACCGACTACGATTACGATAAATCATCCATTAAAGAAGCCTGGGATGCCAAAGGGGGGCCGTATCTTGACTATTCAAGGTTCAACCAGCTTCGCTTCAGCACGTTTCATCAATTGGATATTCGTGTAGACAAGGAATATTTCTACAACAAGTGGTCGCTTAACATTTACCTCGACATACAGAATGTCTATAACTTTAAAAGCGAACAGCAGGATTTGCTTTTGCGCCGCTCCTTTGTTGAACCTGGCTACGATGATACTTATACCGATGCAGGAGGTATTGAAAGATATGAATTAGTTAATTTACCTTCGGAGGGAGGCGGCACGATCTTACCGACTGTGGGTATTATAATTGAATTTTAA
- a CDS encoding GSCFA domain-containing protein encodes MLPLQTKVQIPQPGFFINYEQVVSLFGSCFSDHIGEKLLRYKFKACPNPFGVLYNPASIINALTLLTHKEAFTENNLQHRNDLWFSFLHHTSFSHPDKLSCLERINTRFATAKSQFEQSEIIILTLGTAFIYRLKSTGQVVANCHKIPDSEFTREFLSPEQIAELMSHEIGRLNLSKPGIRFIFTVSPIRHWKDGAIENQRSKASLVLAIRLLERAHENCYYFPTYEIFMDELRDYRFYASDMLHPSDFAVDYIWEAFTHTFFDTPTQQLMKKVQKITKSYQHRSFNKNTPAHKSFVEKLIEETDKLCELHSYLDFSTEKHNLLNNF; translated from the coding sequence ATGCTTCCGCTCCAAACGAAAGTTCAGATTCCTCAGCCCGGCTTTTTCATAAACTATGAACAGGTTGTATCACTATTTGGTTCCTGTTTTTCTGATCATATTGGCGAAAAGCTACTCCGTTATAAATTTAAAGCCTGCCCTAATCCATTTGGTGTATTGTACAACCCGGCTTCTATAATAAATGCACTTACGCTTCTTACCCACAAAGAAGCCTTCACCGAAAACAACCTTCAGCATCGAAATGACTTATGGTTTAGTTTTTTGCATCATACTTCCTTTTCGCATCCCGATAAATTAAGTTGCCTCGAAAGAATCAATACCCGTTTCGCTACGGCAAAATCTCAGTTTGAGCAATCGGAAATAATCATTCTTACACTGGGTACTGCTTTTATTTACCGCTTAAAATCGACTGGCCAGGTTGTGGCAAATTGCCATAAAATACCAGACAGTGAGTTCACGCGCGAGTTTCTTTCTCCGGAACAAATTGCAGAATTGATGAGCCACGAAATAGGCCGACTAAACCTTAGTAAACCTGGCATCCGGTTTATTTTCACAGTAAGTCCGATCAGACATTGGAAAGATGGCGCCATTGAAAATCAGCGCAGCAAAGCCTCTTTAGTTTTAGCCATAAGACTTCTGGAGCGAGCACATGAAAACTGTTACTATTTCCCCACGTACGAAATCTTTATGGATGAATTGCGCGATTATCGTTTTTACGCCAGCGATATGCTCCATCCTTCGGATTTTGCCGTCGACTACATTTGGGAAGCCTTTACACACACTTTTTTCGATACTCCCACCCAGCAGCTGATGAAAAAAGTTCAAAAAATCACCAAATCATACCAGCACAGAAGTTTCAATAAAAATACTCCTGCACATAAAAGTTTTGTGGAAAAACTCATCGAGGAAACTGATAAACTTTGCGAACTCCATTCCTATCTGGATTTTAGCACTGAGAAACATAATTTGTTGAATAATTTTTAG
- a CDS encoding lysophospholipase, translating into MLQNKLQHDSLITYSQYDWLASDGQQLYAQKWDAGKSTKAAIMLVHGFGEHSTRYTNWALRLAKENISVLTFDIRGHGQTPGKPGKINDYNLLLKDIELLVEKGRFEFKNIPLFLYGHSMGGNLVASYAITRNADLAGIILTSPWFELTNLPPSIVLSTILFTSRLMPWYIGKASVKPEFISREMREVHQYKTDSLTHNRISLGLLRAVYEKGKIAKRSVYKINSPLLVMHGSDDQITSCKASRDFIRNASDKTTFVEWPGCYHELHHDIDRDKVFEKLVEWINQQIMD; encoded by the coding sequence ATGCTACAAAATAAACTGCAACACGACAGTTTAATCACTTATTCACAATACGATTGGTTAGCGAGCGATGGCCAGCAACTTTATGCCCAGAAATGGGATGCCGGAAAATCTACTAAGGCCGCCATTATGTTGGTTCATGGCTTTGGCGAGCACAGTACACGGTATACAAACTGGGCATTAAGGCTGGCAAAAGAAAACATTTCCGTTCTCACATTCGACATCAGAGGGCATGGACAAACCCCAGGTAAACCAGGAAAAATAAACGATTACAACCTTCTGCTTAAAGACATTGAACTGCTTGTCGAAAAGGGAAGATTTGAGTTTAAAAATATACCTCTTTTCTTGTATGGCCATAGCATGGGTGGTAATCTTGTAGCCAGTTATGCAATTACGCGTAATGCGGACCTGGCAGGAATTATTCTCACTTCACCCTGGTTCGAGCTGACAAATTTACCTCCAAGTATAGTATTATCAACTATTCTGTTCACGAGCCGACTAATGCCATGGTACATAGGTAAGGCCTCGGTAAAACCTGAATTCATTTCGCGCGAGATGCGCGAAGTGCATCAATACAAAACCGATTCGCTGACTCATAACCGCATTTCGCTTGGTCTTCTTCGTGCTGTTTACGAAAAAGGAAAGATTGCCAAACGGAGTGTATACAAAATCAATTCGCCATTGCTGGTAATGCATGGTTCCGATGACCAGATTACATCCTGTAAAGCCAGCCGGGATTTTATAAGAAATGCAAGTGACAAAACTACTTTTGTTGAATGGCCTGGCTGTTACCACGAGCTTCACCACGACATTGACCGGGATAAGGTATTCGAAAAGTTGGTGGAATGGATCAATCAGCAAATAATGGATTAG
- a CDS encoding FMN-binding protein, with protein MKQFPKYTILLYAAVFLANLSFGQENSQAYRNLERYAKKAWGTGKSEIQLLESFQELPSNGLIYAISQNNSLIGYAYTGRVFSCREGGCSATAGDAGSDSYEYFDYLILYNIKASIELVRVFNYQATHGQQICNPAWLNQFKNYNGSSVLHYGSDIDAISGATISAISIISDIEKISAIVNKSLAEEFEKTSRIN; from the coding sequence ATGAAACAATTCCCGAAGTATACGATTCTTTTATATGCTGCTGTTTTTCTGGCCAACCTTTCTTTTGGCCAGGAGAACAGCCAAGCATACAGGAATTTAGAAAGATATGCAAAAAAAGCCTGGGGCACTGGCAAGTCCGAAATTCAATTATTAGAGAGTTTTCAGGAGCTACCCTCCAACGGACTAATATACGCCATCAGTCAAAATAATTCCCTCATAGGCTATGCCTATACGGGCAGGGTTTTTTCGTGTCGCGAGGGAGGTTGCTCAGCCACTGCAGGTGATGCAGGTTCTGATAGTTATGAGTACTTCGATTACCTGATCTTATACAACATTAAGGCAAGCATCGAACTTGTGCGTGTATTCAACTACCAGGCTACTCACGGGCAGCAGATATGCAATCCTGCCTGGTTGAACCAATTTAAGAATTATAATGGATCTTCAGTTCTACACTATGGCAGTGACATCGATGCAATATCGGGCGCCACCATTTCGGCCATATCCATTATTTCTGACATCGAAAAAATATCGGCCATCGTGAACAAATCGCTCGCAGAAGAATTCGAAAAAACCTCCCGCATAAATTAG
- a CDS encoding YfiR family protein produces MKNRVVKYCFELSFLILSFSGFVKAQSQEEVIKTAYLEKFSSYITWPESHAFDDQLFNITVVGDESFCLTVKKAFVNRKIKNLKVEVTCLDALREVPPTDLLFLQSEKIKDLEYAAELSRENTFLLVTDAEGFAQKGSHINFYITNKQTIHFEMNKKRLDQDKYKVEYLLFEFAKVITN; encoded by the coding sequence TTGAAGAATCGGGTTGTAAAATATTGTTTTGAATTAAGTTTTCTAATACTTTCTTTTTCCGGATTTGTGAAGGCACAAAGCCAGGAGGAGGTAATTAAAACAGCTTACCTCGAAAAATTTTCCAGCTATATTACCTGGCCAGAATCACATGCATTCGATGACCAGTTGTTTAACATCACGGTAGTTGGTGATGAGTCGTTTTGCCTTACTGTTAAAAAGGCTTTTGTAAATAGGAAAATTAAAAACCTGAAGGTTGAGGTGACCTGCCTTGATGCACTAAGGGAAGTACCCCCAACCGACTTGTTATTCTTACAAAGCGAAAAAATCAAGGACCTTGAATACGCTGCAGAATTAAGCAGGGAGAATACTTTTCTGCTAGTTACCGATGCCGAAGGATTTGCCCAAAAGGGTTCGCATATTAATTTCTATATCACCAACAAGCAGACCATTCATTTCGAGATGAATAAAAAGAGACTGGATCAGGATAAATATAAAGTAGAGTATTTGTTGTTCGAGTTTGCCAAGGTAATTACGAATTAG